DNA from Bacteroidetes bacterium SB0662_bin_6:
CAGGTTCCGGGATGCAGATTCAGTCTTCCGATAAATCCGGTCTTCGGTGTTGCGTCAGGTACTGTCGTTGCTGTTCTCTCCAGCGGGCGATTTCTCTATGGTCTCCGGAGCGCAAAACCTCCGGCACGCTCATGCCCCGAAATTCAGCGGGACGCGTATACACCGGAGCCCCCAGCAATCCGTCCTGAAACGAGTCGGACAATGCCGATTCGGCATCTCCCAGCACTCCGGGTATCAAGCGCACCATGGCATCTGCAAGGGCGAGCGCGGGTATTTCACCACCGCTCAGGACATAGTCCCCCATGGATATTTCCCGGGTGACCAGCGCATCGCGGATCCGCTGATCCACCCCTATGTAATGCCCTGCCAGGAGTACAACGTGTTCCTGCAGAGACATTGCTGTAGCCGTCTCTTGCGTCAAGGTTTCGCCATCCGGTGTGAGATACACGATCTCGTCAACGGATACGTCGCTTTCCGCCCGAATCGCTTCTATACACCGAAAAACGGGTTCCGGTTTCAATACCATGCCGGCGCCGCCCCCGTACGGGTAATCGTCCACCTGCCGGTGTTTATCCAATGCGTACGTCCGGATGTCGCGAACCCGGATGTCCATCAGGCCTTTATCGGAGGCCCGCTGGAGTACGCCGTGTTTCAGCACACTGGCAACCAACTCAGGAAGTACGGTGACAATATCGATGCGCACAGTGTATTTCCTGTTTATCCGTCAAGTAACCCTTCGATAACACGAAGAGTAATTTGTCCTGCCTGAAGATCAATGTCCACCACGAATTCGGGGACAGCCGGCACCATGGCGGAAGGCTGGCCGTCACGGGCAATCACAAGCATATCTTGTTCCGGGAACGCCAACACATCCTCCACTACGCCGATCCGATCCCCATTTTCTTCGATAGCAGCAAGTCCAACCAGATCGCGAAGGTAAAATTCATCGGCGTCAAGGCCGGGGAGTGTATCCGCAGAGGCATAAAGTGAAGCCCCCCGCAAGGCCTCGGCTGCTTCCCGCGAGTCGACGGTTTCCAACTTGAGAAGTACGAGCGGTCCCTTCCGGGCGTGCTGGTAGCGGACTCCCTGCACGTTCATACTACGAGCCGTGTCGGGAGTCTGCCCGACATACAGCGCCGACAATGCTTCGAATCTTTTCGGGTCGTCCGTTTCGGGAATTACCTTGATTTCGCCCGACAGCCCATGCGCCCGGTATACGCGTCCCAAAAGCAGGAGCGTATCAGTTGGGCTGGATTTTGCCATGAGATCAATGAACAGGCACGGAAGAAGTCGTTACTTTTCCGGCTTTTTCTCTTTCGCCTTTTCTTCAGGGGTATCGTTTTCCGCAGAGGCAGCCTTCGCGGCATCTTCCGCCTCCGCCTCGGCGCTCCCGGCTGCCGCTGACTCTTCGGCAGCGGCTTTCGGCGCTTCCTCTTCGGTGCTGTCCGCCTTTTCAGCAGAGGTTGCCTCCGCGGCATCTGCCGGTTCCGTCTCGGCGCTCCCTGTCACAGCCGGCTCTTCGGCAGCGGCTTCCGGCGCTTCCTGCTCCGTGTTATCCGCCTTTTCCGCAGAGGCAGCCTCCGCGGCATCTTCCGGTTCCGTCTCGGCGCTCCCGGCTGCAGCCTGATCTTTTTCAGCAGCGGCAGCAGCAGCCTTTTCCGCCTCGATACGTTCCTGGGCCACCTTCTTTTTAGCTGCTTCCGCCTCCAGCCTCGCTTTTTCCTGTTCTTCCGCCCGGCGCTTTGCTGTCTCCGCTTCCTGCTTGGTCACACGTTTCCTTTCCTCCTCCAGTACTTTCTGGCGGCGGGTTTGTGCGGTCTCTTTCGTGGAGACCGCCCGCTTCGCTGCATGTCGTTCGCGATGCTCCGTTACCGCCTGGAGAATCTCTTCTTCCGATTTTCCTTTGAGGCGAAGATGTCGCTCCAGTAAAATGCCTTCCCGACTCAGAAGATTGCGTACGGTGTCGGATGGCTGCGCTCCCTGCGAAAGCCAGTAATGGATCCTTTCTGCGTTAAGATCCACTTCAGAGGGCTTAACGAGAGGATTGTAATTGCCGAGTTTTTCGATATAGCGACCGTCACGCGCACGACGCGAATCGGCGGCGACTATGGTCCAGAGCGGAAGTTTCTTGCGCCCCATACGACGCAAACGAAGTCTGACTGCCACGGTGTGAGCCTCTTGGTTCCGATGATTGATTAAATGTGTGGTAAAAGCGGAGTTTTTTGCCGCCCTCTGCTGTAATAGAGATGCTATGCCCGACCTACCAGCCCGGCAAGGTCTATCGACCTTTTGGCATCCGTCATACGCGAGACGGTTTTCATCATCCTTTTCATGTCTTTGAACTGCTTGAGCAGTTGATTCACGTCACGCACCTCTCTTCCACTGCCCCGTGCGATACGGCGGCGGCGGCTTCCGTTCAGTATAGACGGATGGCGACGTTCCTCGGGCGTCATGGAAAGGATAATGGCTTCAATGTGTACGAAGGCGTTGTCGTCAATATTCAGATCGCCCATCTGGCGACCCGTGCCCGGAAGCATGCCGGCAATTTCGCTGAGCGAGCCCATTTTTCGGATTCGCTGGATTTGCTCATAGAAATCGGCCAGATCGAAATCCTGTGAACGTATCTTTTTACGTAGTTGCTCCGCCTGTCGGTCGTCGAATTGCTCCTGGGCTTTTTCGACGAGCGAGACAACATCGCCCATACCGAGGATGCGTCGTGCAATACGATCCGGGTGAAACGGCGTAAGGGCCTCTACCTTTTCGCCCGTGGAAGCGAATTTGATTGGCTTCTGCACGACCGAGCGTATGGAGAGCGCTGCACCGCCGCGCGTATCTCCATCCAGCTTGGAAAGTACGACGCCGTCGAAGTCAAGACGTTCATTGAAAGCAAGCGCCGCCTGGACGGCATCCTGCCCCGTCATGCTGTCTACTACAAAGAGAATTTCATCCGGGTCTACGGCACGCCTGATGTCCGCCACTTCGGTCATCATTTCCTCGTCCACATGAAGCCGCCCTGCCGTATCTACGATGACGATGTCGCGCGCCGTGCGCCGGGCCTGCCGGATGGTTTCGCGCGCTACGCGCACCGCATCCTGGACGGGTTCCCCGTCCTCCATCACGGAATAAACCGGCACGTCAATCGATCGGGCCAGTGTCTCGAGTTGCGCTACTGCTGCCGGGCGGTACACATCCGCCGCCGCCAGCAAAGGAGTGTGGCCCTGCTGCCTGAAATAGTGGGCAAGTTTTGCGCAGAAGGTGGTTTTGCCGGATCCTTGCAGGCCCGCCACAAGGACGACCGTGGGGGAATGCTGTGCGAGGGTAATTTCTTTGTGATCATCTCCGAGGAGACGCACCAGCTCGTCATACACCAGTTTTACGAGTTGCTGGCCGGGAGAAACCGACGATAGAACAGCTTCCCCAAGCGCCTCATTACGAACACGTTCCGTAAAATCCAGTGCAACCTGGTAGTTTACATCGGCCTCCAAAAGGGCACGCCGAATATCACGCATCATGCTCGCGACATTCAACTCGTTGATGCGCCCTTGGCCACTGACGCGCTTTAACGCGCCTTCAACCTTTTGTGAGAGGCTCTCAAACATGATGACGATGATGTGGGCTACACAAAAATGGCTTGTGTATATAGAAAGAAGGTTTTCATCATTCTATTCCGGTGAAAGATGAACGATGAAACCCGGGCGTTTGTTTATTTTTAATAGCCTGACAAGATATGAAATAAGGATACCTCGATCAACCACAACCCCTCCTCTTTTTATCTGAAATCTCCATAAAATGCTTCCCGCGCATACGTTGTAACCCATGAGCCTCCACCCCGACAAGACAGATTCGAGCGAGAAGTCGAGGTTGCGAAAGCAGTTCGACAACTACCGGAAGAACCTGGCAGAGGACGACTATGCGCGGCGGAGCGCCGCTATGGTGGAGCGTATTCTTGCGCTTCCCGAATTGGACTGCGCCGGGTTTGTCCTTGCATACTGGCCGATGATCCAGCGGCACGAACCGGACATGCGTTCGCTGATTACCCGGCTCCGGAAGCAGGATGTAGCGGTTGGCCTGCCTCTGGTGCCGGATATCGGTGTTCCGTCCATGTACGCGGTGCGGTATACGGGAGAAGAACCCATTATGGAGCCTCCATGGGGAATTCCCAGACCTGCAGGGAGTGAGCAAGTGCCATCTGATCGGATCGATACGGTTATTGTCCCAATGCTCGGGGGAGCGCGGGATGGCCACCGGATCGGGCACGGGAAAGGGTACTATGATGCCTTCCTGCAAGGTCTTCAGGCTATCCGAATCGGCGTGACCTACCAGGCCTGCCTGCTTGAATCCATTCCCTCCGAACTGCACGATATGCGCATGGACATCCTTGTTACGGAGGAGGAGGTGGTCCGAACGGAAGCCCCTGTGTAACCTTGGACGGTTTCGCAACGTACACGTAATTGCATAATCAGGGTCTTGTGCGGGTCTGTTATGTATCCGCATTAGTGGCCCCGGTCAGTGACCGCCAACCTGCCAACCTCTTTATCTATTGCTGAAGGATATGCCTGAAGAAGAACCCCAACCTGCGGATCCCGGAACGCTGTCGGACGAAGAAATGGAACGCTTTCTGTTTGAGGAAAGCGAGGCGCCGGGCAAACAATTCTGGAATCTGCCCATGATAGCCGGGCTTTCCCTTATCCTTGTGGGCGCCATCTATATCGTTCAGGAAATAGGTATCTGGCAAGGGTACAGTGTTCGCGCCCTTGCCGAGATGCTCCCCTGGATGGCGGGTATTCTGATTATCCTTCTGGGTTTTGGCGTGCTGTCGTGGCGTCCCCGAAGGAAATACAAAGCACCGAAGCCGAGTAAGACCAAACCCAGAGAGAAGGGCGTGAAAAAACAACTTACAAAGTCCCGCGACAAAAAAATTGCAGGGGTCGCCGCCGGCATAGCGGAGTATTTCGACCTGGATACCACGCTGGTTCGCGTAGCATTCGTAATCATCCTGATTTTTACCGGGGGCCCTCCTGCGATTATTGCCTACGTGCTGCTCGCGCTTATCTTTCCGAGTCCGGACAAGGCCGTCACCGGGCCCAAAGCGGTCGGGTGAAAGGATATCTCCCCGATGGTGGACAACACCTGATCTTGTCACACTTCTGCCGGGATATCCCGACACCTATCGGGCGGATACCCCCTGAAAGATGCTCTGATTAAGTCCGCTTTGATCAGAGCATCCTACAGGCGGATATCTCCCTCCTGAACATTCCCGGCCAGCGTAACATGCATTGCGTCGGGGGCGAATACTTGTGTGATTGCTCTATTGACTTCGTCCACCGAAACACTCTCCACTTTATCCGGAAATTCGTCGAGATAGGCTATCTCGAATCCCTGTTCCACATTGCTGAGCAGTGTCTTCGCCAGCCCGAATGTGGTGGAAAGCCCTACTTTGAACGCTCCTGTTACCGTGGTTTTCTTCTCCTGGAGTTCTTCCGGGGCCACGCCGCCGACGACGAAGTGACGAATTTGTTTGACGGTTTCCTCTATCCCCTGCTGCACATATTCCCTCGACAGGGTTACCGCCACCTGCCAGTGCCCGTCGTATTCCGTGGAAACGCCCGACAGGGAGGCGCCTATGCCGTACGTCAGACCCATTTCGTCGCGAATGGTCTGCATCAGCCGTGCCGAGAAATTTCCGCCCAGTGCAAAATTGGCAAGAAAGGCGGGAATGTAACCGGGATCATCCCGCCGTATCGCAAGGGCATGCCCGAGACGTACATCCACATTCTCCTTATCGGCGATGAAAACGGTTGACGAGCCGGGAGCATGCTGTTCGGGCGTTTCTGCGAAGCGCGGTAATGCATCGTGGGATGGCCATCCCGAAAAGTGGTTTTCCACCGCCTTGCTCACTGCACGCTCGTCCACATCTCCTACAACCACGAGCGTACATGCATTGGCGCCGAAATGTGCAGCATGATACGCCTGGACATCGTCTATCGAGAACTGTTGCAATTGCTCCAACTGCTCTTCGAATTCCTGCATATAGTTAGGATGCGAGACACCGTATATCCGCCGCCGCAGCGCCCCGGACGCCTGGGCGCCCGTACTTTCCATCGAACGCTTGATGGATGCCGAAATTCTGTCTTTTGCCTTGGCAAGTTCTTCCTCGGCCAGTAATGGTTCCCGCAATTGCAAAGCGGTCAGGCCCAGCACTTCAGCAACGTCCTTTTTCAGGGCGCGGCCCGAAAAATCGATACGAAGGACATCTGATGAAAATGCCAACTCCGCCCCCTTGTTTTCCAGAATTTCCGACAGGGCGAATCGATCCAGTGTCCCGGCGCCCTTGTCCAGCATGGATACGACCAGGTGCTGCAGCAGCAACTCTTCCTTATTGCCCATGTCCGGGGCGCTATGGAACGATCCGCACCACGTTACGACATTCGGGATGGGCGTAGGCAGCATGATGAGCCGGCAGGGACCGACGCGGTGTTCGGAAATACGCTCGGCGAAGGATGGGGTACGGGCCCGGGCCTGTGGAGAAACATTCATGAGGAGGCCTCTGCGTCAGGTATATAGTACCCGGTCGTACAACTATTCTCTACGAAATACTCCTGCGCGACACGCTGTATGTGCGCTCCGGTTACCTGATTGATCCGGTCCTGCATCGTGGTGTAAAGTTTCCAGTCTCCGGCAGCAATGGCTTCGTTGAGTTCTGCAGCGGCCGAAAACGAACCGTCCCGGCTAAAAGCCGCCTGTGCCTTGCGCTGGTTTCGGGCCCTCTGGAGCTCCTCTTCCGTGATTCCGCTTTCCTTGATCTCGTTCACCGCCGCATGAATGGCGGCTTCGACTTCCTCATGGGTTTTGTCCGGCGACGGTCTTGCAAACACATACGCCAGACCCGGATCGCAAAATCGGGAAACACCCCCCCAGGCGCTTGTCGTGATCCCGGTGTCTGTCAGCCGGCGATACAGGCGCCCGTTCTTGCCGGCGGAAAGAATAGCGGAAAGCATGTCGAGCGCATCCGTGTCCGCCTCCAGCCCGCGAGGCGATTTCCATGCAACCATAACTGCTCCTTGCCAACCCGCC
Protein-coding regions in this window:
- a CDS encoding 5-formyltetrahydrofolate cyclo-ligase, with the translated sequence MSLHPDKTDSSEKSRLRKQFDNYRKNLAEDDYARRSAAMVERILALPELDCAGFVLAYWPMIQRHEPDMRSLITRLRKQDVAVGLPLVPDIGVPSMYAVRYTGEEPIMEPPWGIPRPAGSEQVPSDRIDTVIVPMLGGARDGHRIGHGKGYYDAFLQGLQAIRIGVTYQACLLESIPSELHDMRMDILVTEEEVVRTEAPV
- a CDS encoding PspC domain-containing protein, whose amino-acid sequence is MIAGLSLILVGAIYIVQEIGIWQGYSVRALAEMLPWMAGILIILLGFGVLSWRPRRKYKAPKPSKTKPREKGVKKQLTKSRDKKIAGVAAGIAEYFDLDTTLVRVAFVIILIFTGGPPAIIAYVLLALIFPSPDKAVTGPKAVG
- the trmD gene encoding tRNA (guanosine(37)-N1)-methyltransferase TrmD; translation: MRIDIVTVLPELVASVLKHGVLQRASDKGLMDIRVRDIRTYALDKHRQVDDYPYGGGAGMVLKPEPVFRCIEAIRAESDVSVDEIVYLTPDGETLTQETATAMSLQEHVVLLAGHYIGVDQRIRDALVTREISMGDYVLSGGEIPALALADAMVRLIPGVLGDAESALSDSFQDGLLGAPVYTRPAEFRGMSVPEVLRSGDHREIARWREQQRQYLTQHRRPDLSED
- the rpsP gene encoding 30S ribosomal protein S16; protein product: MAVRLRLRRMGRKKLPLWTIVAADSRRARDGRYIEKLGNYNPLVKPSEVDLNAERIHYWLSQGAQPSDTVRNLLSREGILLERHLRLKGKSEEEILQAVTEHRERHAAKRAVSTKETAQTRRQKVLEEERKRVTKQEAETAKRRAEEQEKARLEAEAAKKKVAQERIEAEKAAAAAAEKDQAAAGSAETEPEDAAEAASAEKADNTEQEAPEAAAEEPAVTGSAETEPADAAEATSAEKADSTEEEAPKAAAEESAAAGSAEAEAEDAAKAASAENDTPEEKAKEKKPEK
- a CDS encoding insulinase family protein — translated: MNVSPQARARTPSFAERISEHRVGPCRLIMLPTPIPNVVTWCGSFHSAPDMGNKEELLLQHLVVSMLDKGAGTLDRFALSEILENKGAELAFSSDVLRIDFSGRALKKDVAEVLGLTALQLREPLLAEEELAKAKDRISASIKRSMESTGAQASGALRRRIYGVSHPNYMQEFEEQLEQLQQFSIDDVQAYHAAHFGANACTLVVVGDVDERAVSKAVENHFSGWPSHDALPRFAETPEQHAPGSSTVFIADKENVDVRLGHALAIRRDDPGYIPAFLANFALGGNFSARLMQTIRDEMGLTYGIGASLSGVSTEYDGHWQVAVTLSREYVQQGIEETVKQIRHFVVGGVAPEELQEKKTTVTGAFKVGLSTTFGLAKTLLSNVEQGFEIAYLDEFPDKVESVSVDEVNRAITQVFAPDAMHVTLAGNVQEGDIRL
- a CDS encoding signal recognition particle protein; amino-acid sequence: MFESLSQKVEGALKRVSGQGRINELNVASMMRDIRRALLEADVNYQVALDFTERVRNEALGEAVLSSVSPGQQLVKLVYDELVRLLGDDHKEITLAQHSPTVVLVAGLQGSGKTTFCAKLAHYFRQQGHTPLLAAADVYRPAAVAQLETLARSIDVPVYSVMEDGEPVQDAVRVARETIRQARRTARDIVIVDTAGRLHVDEEMMTEVADIRRAVDPDEILFVVDSMTGQDAVQAALAFNERLDFDGVVLSKLDGDTRGGAALSIRSVVQKPIKFASTGEKVEALTPFHPDRIARRILGMGDVVSLVEKAQEQFDDRQAEQLRKKIRSQDFDLADFYEQIQRIRKMGSLSEIAGMLPGTGRQMGDLNIDDNAFVHIEAIILSMTPEERRHPSILNGSRRRRIARGSGREVRDVNQLLKQFKDMKRMMKTVSRMTDAKRSIDLAGLVGRA
- the rimM gene encoding 16S rRNA processing protein RimM; translated protein: MAKSSPTDTLLLLGRVYRAHGLSGEIKVIPETDDPKRFEALSALYVGQTPDTARSMNVQGVRYQHARKGPLVLLKLETVDSREAAEALRGASLYASADTLPGLDADEFYLRDLVGLAAIEENGDRIGVVEDVLAFPEQDMLVIARDGQPSAMVPAVPEFVVDIDLQAGQITLRVIEGLLDG